TCAAAGAAATGGTCCAACAACGAATCCAAACCGCTCTCGACGGAGTCGAGCCTCGTGCATCTGAAACAGTCCCGGACTCCCGCAGTCTCGATTGCCAGGAGGGTGATGAAGAAATCGTAACTACTGAAGAGGAACTCGAAGGTTACCATATCGTCCGGGCAATTCTCTCAAAACACGTTAATCCTCAGCGGATCGTTATTCGCGACACCAAAAGCTATTGCGGAGTCCTACTTGACGACAACAATCGCAAGCCGATTTGCCGATTAAGATTCAATTATTCACAGAAGTATATAGGTCTTTTCGATTCCCAGCGAAACGAAGAAAAGTTCCCAATCGAAACGATAACTGACATCTATAAACACGAATCAAAGCTGGTCGATACTGTTATTTTCTACACAAACCAACAAGCAAAGCCTAAACTGTCGGCTCCCCCTCCGAATAATGGCGAAGAACTCGAAGCGTTATCAAGCACCGAATTAAGCGAAACTTAATAAAGTTGGTTGACATAGGAATCATTCCAGCCTGCAGAGAGGAATGAATAGCTCCTTGGCACCCTAAGGATGCCGAACCAAGCGTCCTTCATTCCTCTCCTAAATTCGCAGGCACCGTACCCCAGTCGAGACGTTACCCCTCGGGGGTCATCCCCAGCACCACGTCGAACCGCGCCTCCAGTTCACCGATCCGAGAACCTTCGATCGGCTTGAAATCGACCAGAACCGCGTGGCGATCTGCCGGATCGGTGATCCGTCGCAGAATGCCGTCACGTTCATTGCCTGGGTGTCCGTTGACGTAGCACTGGGTGGTGAGCAGTGGCGTGCGGCCGTTCCAAATTTTGAAATGGATATGAGGCGTGCGGCCGGGATAGGGAACCGGCTTGATCGTTCGGAAGTAATAGGACCCGTCCGAGCCGGTCAGGAAGCGGCCGAACCCCTGGAAATGGGCGTCCCGATCGGAGCGGTTCGCGCTGCCGGTGTGCAGATAGGCTCCGTGAGCATCGACCTGCCAGATCTCGACCAGGGCATTCCGTACGGGCGATCCCGACGCATCGAGAATACGCCCCGAAAGGTGTGTGACCTCACCGACGGCCGGCGTGATCTCGTCGTTGATGATCAACAGATCGTTGTCCGTATCCAGCGGGAGCTGGTTCGGATAAAACGGCCCTTCGGTCTGCGGAGGCGTGCGGACCAGCTCCTCCGCGAAGGCCCCTCGCGTCATGAACATGGCCGCGCCGAACGAAAGCCCACCGATCATCTGCCGTCGATCGATTCGACGATTCTCCCATGATCCCATCTCAGCCCTCCTGTCAGACAAAAACACGGTTCCCACGATCGGGGAATAAACGGGAAGCTCCTACCAATAGACAGCGTCAAGCAGCGGACGATCGGCTCATCGAGCAGGCTCCAATTCGGAGAACGATCAGCGATGCTCGTCGGATGACCCCGAACCAGAGGACGATCGGTTCAAGGCGAACACCGAAACCAGTTCCGGCCGAATCATTTTCTCTCCCATCGAAAATCCCGGTCGGAGCCGAGCGGCGATGCGCTTGGCTTGCTCCGGATGATCGGTTGCCACCGTCGAAACCGCCCGTTGCCGCCGAGGTTCGAACGTGTCGTCCTCGGTTCGGAATGGCTCGACCCCCTGACGATAGAGAATGTCTTCGAGCCCTTGCTGCACGTCTCGGAGCAATCGGATCTCACGCTCCTCACCAACGGCCTCGGCCATCTTCCCCAGGTCGTCATGGAGCTGAATCAGGTCGATAAAGATGGGCTTGGTGATCTTCAACAGCAGATCGTTCTTGTACTCCTGCAACTCTCCGTGGAGCCGATCCACCACCTTTTCCCGACTCGATTCCGCCCGGAACTCCCGGTCCACCACGGCCTGGAGCTTCTCAATCCGTCCGCCGAGCTGCGCGATGGCATCGAGGACCGGAGCCATCACGTCCACCGTCGGATCCTGAGTCTCGGTCGGCTCAGGGCCAATCACGTCGTCGGTCGGTTGATCCCAGGTGTCCACCACCTGATAGGCTGAGGCCGCCACGATCACGGCAACCTCAACCGCCTCGGGCTCTCCGGACGGGGTCGGCTCGTCCTCGGTCTCGATTTCGGACTCAGGGGGACGCTCGGGATCATCGGGATGAGACGGGTCGTTCATCATCTGCTCATCAATGAAAAGGGTACGGCTCCAATAGGTCGGCATTGATCAGCGAATCAACCCTTGTTGCCGAAGCAACCAGAGCAGCGGCCGTTCGACCAGCAACGGAGTCGGCAGTGGCTGAGCCGCGTCGTCCTCGGCTCCGGCGGCATCCCCCAGTGCGGAGCACGCAAAAAACCGATGACGGGGAAAGTCAATGCTCAAATGTTCCAAAAACGACATCTGATCCCATCGCCTCATGGCCGCCTGAACCTCGTCATGAACAAGCTGGTCACTCGGCTGGTCGGCCTTCGCTCCCGGAACCGACGCCGCCACCTCGTGCAGCGCGGTGCCAGGTGCCATCAGAGGCCCCCAGCGGTCCAGCTTGTTCAGGCAGATCGCCAGCGGTACGCGAACCGGAGTCCGTTCGAAAAAGCTGGCGAGTTTCGAAAGGTCTTCGCGATAGTCGGCCGGCGGGGCGATCGCCTCTTTCGGGGTCAGACGAAGCCGAGGATCGGACGCGACCTGCGGCAATCGCATCGGATCAATCAGCAAGAGCAGTCCCTTGGCTCGCTGAATCAGGTGACCCGCTTCGCGACGAAGGACCGAGAAGTTCATCTCCCAGTCTTCACCCGCCATGTCCGAAAACGAGAGCAAGGGCTCGGCCCCCCCCTTGCCTCGGCGTTTCACCCGATACACGAGCGGCTGCAACACGCGCCGGTTCATCTCAAGAGGGGGCGTTGGCATGTGAGCCTGCCGAGTGACCTCTCCCCACTGACCGACCCCAACCCCCTCCATCGCCGACCCGTAGGTCACGTCCTGGTACTCCTGACGATAGCGCCGCCGCACCTCCTCGTCGATTGGCTCCAGCAGCAAGCCTCGTTCGGGGCCGACATGCTGATTCAGCTCATGCAGCACGACCGTCATGAAGGTCGTTTTTCCCACCGATTGCGGCCCGAAAATCGTTAAGTGCCCTGACCTCCTGGCGATCGCCGCCTCGGGCATTCGTTGATGACATCGCGGACACAATCGGCAATCGGTCGCTCGACCACACTGGGGACAATCCAGTGATCCCGGCAAGATCATCCAGTCCATCAGGCGACGAACGCCCCGACGCTCGTCTCGCCTCGGATCGACCCACCACGGACTCCGAACCATCGAGTCGGCGTTCGGCCCGAAGAACGTTTTCGTCAGAATCGGGTCCTCGACCTGCCGACCAAAATCGGTTTCGCAGACGGAACTCTCACATTTTAGATGCAGTTCGAAGGCCGCGAACCGCTCAAAGCAGAACGGGCACTGCACGCGCCGAAGCGGATCAAGTCGAGTCAACAGGTCCAGTGGCATCGGCAGACTCGGACGACAGAGCCAAGGGGCCTGACCGGCGACCTCGCGATCACCGGGCAATCAATCCATCGTCGCTGAATTGCCTGGTGCATTCAACGGTCCAGACCACCCCGATGAAGATCGGTGAACCTCCCGGAATTCCCCCAGCCGTTCACGCCTCGATCGAGATCGGCTGTTCATCGAAGTCTGTCGGGACTAAGATCTGAAGGTATCCGCTCAATTCCTCTTGCTCCGGACTGGGCCTTTGAATCGCCCTTCGGTCCTCATGCTGCGTCGCTTTCCCCTTGCCGCCTGGATCACCCTGAGCGTCACTTTGGTCGCGGCCGGTGCCTCGATTCGGTTCGACGGCACGTATCTGGTGTCCGATCAACTCGTAT
The Tautonia marina DNA segment above includes these coding regions:
- a CDS encoding protocatechuate 3,4-dioxygenase, with protein sequence MGSWENRRIDRRQMIGGLSFGAAMFMTRGAFAEELVRTPPQTEGPFYPNQLPLDTDNDLLIINDEITPAVGEVTHLSGRILDASGSPVRNALVEIWQVDAHGAYLHTGSANRSDRDAHFQGFGRFLTGSDGSYYFRTIKPVPYPGRTPHIHFKIWNGRTPLLTTQCYVNGHPGNERDGILRRITDPADRHAVLVDFKPIEGSRIGELEARFDVVLGMTPEG
- a CDS encoding nucleotide exchange factor GrpE; protein product: MPTYWSRTLFIDEQMMNDPSHPDDPERPPESEIETEDEPTPSGEPEAVEVAVIVAASAYQVVDTWDQPTDDVIGPEPTETQDPTVDVMAPVLDAIAQLGGRIEKLQAVVDREFRAESSREKVVDRLHGELQEYKNDLLLKITKPIFIDLIQLHDDLGKMAEAVGEEREIRLLRDVQQGLEDILYRQGVEPFRTEDDTFEPRRQRAVSTVATDHPEQAKRIAARLRPGFSMGEKMIRPELVSVFALNRSSSGSGSSDEHR